From the genome of Alicyclobacillus sp. SO9:
GAGATGACATTGACACAAAACTTTGCTGTGGCTCGATTATGCTGTGGCTCGATTATGGTGTGTCTTGATTCTTCGGCCGGTACACAAACGGTTTTCGCTTGCGTTCACCTGCATAGGCTTGGTGGAACATCTTGAGCAGGGCCCGTTTTTCTAAGCGAGACACATAAGAACGGGATATCTTTAAATAATCGGCCACTTCATTCTGTGTCCAGTCCTTCCCGTCCTTTAAGCCAAAGCGAAGCTCAATGACGGTTCGTTCGCGGCCGTCAAGGACGTTCATCAATTTGTGCATATTGCCAATTTCAATTCTTTTATTGACTTCGTTCTCCGTCTGGTCTGCGTCGGACCCAAGAATATCAGATATGGTGATTTCGTTGCCTTCCTTATCGGTGCCAATTGGGCTGTAGAGAGAAATATCCTTTTTGGTTTTCTTTTGAGTACGTAGTTGCATTAGGATCTCATTCTGAATGTCAGAAGGCAGCGTAATAAATCTCCAATTGCATTGATAGGACAATCCCGTACTTGCGTAAAGTTTCTCTGAGGGGGAACTTCCGGGTGAAACTAACGATTCACGAAGGTGCAGGTGCGGACGAGTCGCGGCGAAACTTCTTTAAGCTGTTGCTTGACATGTACGAGAAGGGGATGCTGACTTCTCATGATAGCGATTTATGCGAGAGTATCCACGGAGGAACAGGCGAAACACGGATTCAGTCTGAACGACCAGATTCGGGAGGGGAGACGTAAAGCGGAGGCACTGTCCGGTGAACTTGTGGAGTATGTAGATGAGGGCGTTTCGGGTGAGCTCTTGGACCGACCGGCCTTGTCCAAGCTTCGTCAGGATTTGCATCGAGGTCTGATTGACACGGTCATTTGTCTTGACCCAGACAGGCTCTCTCGCAAGTTGATGAATCAGTTGATTCTCTCCGATGAAATTGAATCGCGTGCCAATTTGATGTTCGTGAACGGGGATTATGCTCATACACCTGAAGGGCAGCTCTTCTATCAGATGCGAGGAGCTATCAGCCAGTTCGAGAAGGCGAAAATCAATGAGAGAATGTCGCGTGGCCGACGGGAGAAAGCTCGTCAAGGCCGGGTGCTGCGTGACTTTCATATTTATGGATACGATTATCAGCAGACTACTGGACAATTCGTGGTGAACCCAAGAGAGGCATCTGTCGTACAACTGATTTTCAACTTGTTTACGAAACCGCCGGCAGATGTGCAAGGAATCAGTGGAATTGCGAACTATTTGAACCGCAGGGGCATCTTGGCGAAGCGCGGCGGTCCGTTTCACCGCCAGGTTGTACGTCAGATGTTGATGAATCGGGCCTACATTGGAGAGTTTTATCAAAACAAATGGAACACGGAAGGAATGTTCGCAAACAAGTATAAGAAGCCCGATGAACGTGTCCGTCAAAAGAAGAGACCTAAAGAGGAATGGATTAAGCTTCCCATACCAGCCATTATTACTGATGAGCAGTTCTATCATGCGAGTCGATTGCTGGAGCAAGCGAGACGGCGTTTTGCCGGGATCAGTCGCCACGTATACATCCTAAGCGGACTGCTTGTATGCGGTGATTGTGGAAATACATTGATGGGTCGGAAAGTGCGAAACTGGGGAAAAGAGGTCTATGTATACACAGATAGAAAGAGCGGATCAGCAGTACGGACAGAGAATCTAGGCTGTGGCACAGTTCTTCCCTGCACTACTCTCGACGACATCGTCTGGGATGAGGTGATAAACTGGGTAGGGCTGAAGACAATGAACGGAACAGAATTGAAGGCAACGAACGGAACAGCCGATGAGGCTGTCTTATGGGAGGACCTTGAATCTTCTCGCCACGAGATTGAGGAACAAATCCAGCGGATAAACCATGATTTGCAGCGGACGCAACTTGCTACGGAGCGTCTGTTGTCATTTCTGTATGACCCGGACTTGGACAGCGAAGCAGTGCGCAGAAAATTGAAGGAGTTCAAAGTGCAATACCAAAAGTTGCTTGACCAAAAGACAACTCTAGAGTTAGACCTGAAGACCTCACATGCTGCGACAAGTGAGGAGCGCCGCCGTACTATGGAACAGATTTGGCGGCGCCTCAGGGCACCTGATGAGGCGATAAATCCGGAACACAAACGCCAACTGGTCCGAAC
Proteins encoded in this window:
- a CDS encoding sigma-70 family RNA polymerase sigma factor; translation: MSYQCNWRFITLPSDIQNEILMQLRTQKKTKKDISLYSPIGTDKEGNEITISDILGSDADQTENEVNKRIEIGNMHKLMNVLDGRERTVIELRFGLKDGKDWTQNEVADYLKISRSYVSRLEKRALLKMFHQAYAGERKRKPFVYRPKNQDTP
- a CDS encoding recombinase family protein; the encoded protein is MIAIYARVSTEEQAKHGFSLNDQIREGRRKAEALSGELVEYVDEGVSGELLDRPALSKLRQDLHRGLIDTVICLDPDRLSRKLMNQLILSDEIESRANLMFVNGDYAHTPEGQLFYQMRGAISQFEKAKINERMSRGRREKARQGRVLRDFHIYGYDYQQTTGQFVVNPREASVVQLIFNLFTKPPADVQGISGIANYLNRRGILAKRGGPFHRQVVRQMLMNRAYIGEFYQNKWNTEGMFANKYKKPDERVRQKKRPKEEWIKLPIPAIITDEQFYHASRLLEQARRRFAGISRHVYILSGLLVCGDCGNTLMGRKVRNWGKEVYVYTDRKSGSAVRTENLGCGTVLPCTTLDDIVWDEVINWVGLKTMNGTELKATNGTADEAVLWEDLESSRHEIEEQIQRINHDLQRTQLATERLLSFLYDPDLDSEAVRRKLKEFKVQYQKLLDQKTTLELDLKTSHAATSEERRRTMEQIWRRLRAPDEAINPEHKRQLVRTVVKNIYISNGGEAVDIYTF